A single region of the Massilia sp. erpn genome encodes:
- a CDS encoding DMT family transporter, with protein sequence MRPGDYFRLFLLAAIWGASFLFMRMVAPVLGAVPTAFFRVLLGAAGLAVILLVLRLPWLFKGKFGATLLLGVINSGLPFLMYSLAARLLPAGYSAIFNATTPLMGVLIGYLFFHEQVTARKALGVPIGIAGVALLTAVGPLRLDAAAALGALACLVATCCYGAAGFLTKRWITERGGLDAKLVACGSQIGATLLLAPCFGASWLLAPPPSWGGPATWLALAAVGLVCTAWAYILYFRLIADIGPLRSLTVTFLIPPFGVLWGALFLGEQVSWAHLGGGGLIGLALWLVLVQPQPAAVAPAQTKVADPG encoded by the coding sequence GTGAGACCCGGCGACTATTTCCGCTTATTCCTGCTGGCTGCCATCTGGGGGGCCAGCTTTTTGTTCATGCGCATGGTGGCGCCGGTGCTGGGTGCGGTGCCGACCGCGTTTTTCCGCGTGCTGCTGGGCGCTGCCGGCCTGGCGGTGATCTTGCTGGTGCTGCGCCTACCCTGGCTATTCAAGGGCAAGTTTGGCGCGACCTTGCTGTTGGGCGTGATCAATTCCGGCCTGCCCTTCCTCATGTATTCGCTGGCGGCGCGCCTGCTGCCGGCCGGCTATTCGGCGATCTTCAATGCCACCACGCCGCTCATGGGGGTACTCATCGGCTATCTCTTCTTCCATGAGCAGGTCACGGCGCGCAAGGCGCTCGGTGTGCCGATCGGCATTGCCGGCGTGGCTTTGCTGACGGCCGTCGGCCCGCTGCGGCTGGACGCGGCGGCAGCGCTGGGCGCGCTGGCCTGCCTGGTCGCAACCTGCTGCTATGGCGCGGCCGGCTTCCTGACCAAGCGCTGGATCACCGAGCGCGGCGGCTTGGACGCCAAACTGGTGGCCTGCGGCAGCCAGATCGGCGCCACCTTGCTGCTGGCGCCTTGCTTCGGCGCTTCCTGGCTGCTGGCGCCGCCGCCCAGCTGGGGCGGTCCGGCGACGTGGCTGGCGCTGGCGGCCGTTGGCCTGGTGTGCACGGCGTGGGCCTATATCCTGTATTTCCGCCTGATCGCCGACATCGGCCCGCTGCGCTCCCTGACCGTGACCTTCCTGATTCCGCCTTTTGGCGTGCTATGGGGCGCGCTCTTCCTGGGCGAACAGGTAAGCTGGGCCCATTTGGGTGGCGGCGGCTTGATCGGATTGGCGCTGTGGCTGGTGCTGGTCCAGCCGCAGCCGGCGGCCGTGGCGCCGGCCCAGACCAAAGTCGCCGATCCCGGCTAG